DNA from Bacteroidia bacterium:
TGCCCCTGTATTTTGGGCTAATATTAGCACAAAATACTCCCCAATAACATTAACAGAATCATATTCAGTTAGATAACTTCTTGCCAATGCCTTAGATAATTGATCTAAACACAACACAGACAAGAAAGGTACTATCCAGATAATCTGTTTTTTTAGCACAAAATGACTCAAAATAGATGGCCGGTCAAACAAACAGCGAAAAAATTAAATATTGCCGAAAGTTACAAATACTTTGTGAACGGTTTGATAAATGCTGTAAATCAAGGTAGGCTTTTGATTGAGCAGTTTTCTACCTCAATATAGTTCCCTTGTTAGTAAGATACAGATTTTGGTTATCTATACGAATGAGTGCTAAACCGTTATAAAAAGGTTCAGCATAATCAAATTCATAAGTAGTTAATAATAAACCGTTTTTTGCCAAAAATTGATATTTGCCATTTTCATTTTGAAATAAAAAGCAATTTTCTTTAAAACCTGAAGACGGTGTAAAAACAGACGCATTGATGGATAAATTTAGCTGAATCGGAGTAAACCCATTGGGATTCAAGAAGTACCACTTCTGCTGAAATTTAACTAAGGCTAATTTTTCTCGAAAGGAAAATGCCTCTGCATAAGTTGGTTCTATTATCCATTCATTGAGGTTATTAATGAATCCCCATTTTTCAGAACTTTTGACAGCCGCTTTTCCTTCTGAAAAAGACCGTACTAACTGATATTTGGGGGCTATTGCCCAGTTTCCGGCAGTATCTAAAAATCCCCAACTGCCTTGATACAAAACCGCAGCTAAAGATTCTGAAAAAGAAAAAAAATGTGCATACATTGGCTTTTGCACCCAATTTCCGGCAGTGTCTAAAAATCCCCACAATTTACCTTTGCGAACCGGCAACCTATTGAAAGCAAACTCTCCCACAGCCTCTACGGAATCTACAATAACTTCTTTTCGGGATAAATGATATAAGCAAGAACTCTTATTATCTATCAGTTCAGCGATTTGGCCGGTATGGATAACTATTGATTGATATTTTGGTGAAAGTATCCATTCTCCTGATAATGAGATGATTCCATAGCCGGAAAGGGTGCGAACGCACAATAAACCGTCTTTTAGTTGAGTACCTTCTTCGGTAGTATTTATAAACTCCGGCTGAAGAACCCACGTCTTGGCTGCGTTATAAACCCCCATTTTGGCATTTTGCCATACTGCAAATAGCTTGTTACCAAGAAATTGTATGTTATCTGCTGGCTGACTTAATAAAAACGTTCCGTTTGGAGCTAATAACTGCCAACCGCTTAAATTGTATCTATTTGTGTCTAATTTTACCTGAGCGATTCCCTCATTAAAGGGATATGCCACTAAAAACTGCGGCTGAATAATCCACTTTAAATTAGCATTTACGTATCCCCAATACCCGTCTTGAAAGTAAGGCAATAATGGATTATTCTGCGCCGCAATAATTTGAGGAAATAACCACCCAAGAGCGACAATACAATGAACTAACCCAATATTAATAAGCCGATTGCCAAAACAGCTAATATTAACCCTGACCACTTAAAAACTGAAAAATGTTCCTTAAAGAATAAAAAACCGACTACATTCGCAGCTATCAAAAGCCCAATATTATTTACCGTAAAAAAAATTGTAGGCGGCAGATGCTGAAGACCTTTGGTTAAAAATACGACCGAAAAATAATTGGGAACTCCAAGTCCAATCCCGCCAATAACACTTTTCCACTCTAAGGATTTCTTTTTATACAAAACTTGATACCCAACTAATACTGCCCCAATCAAAGCAGATGTTCCAAAACAAACTATTGCAAAGTGGCTTATAGGCACAGTACGGGAATAAAACGCTTCAAACCACTTAAAATTAATATCAATCAAGCCGGAACCTAACCATAAAATAGCTCCCAACAATAGTTTGCGTTTGATTGGGATTTCTTCTTTTGCTGAAACATTTTTAGCAGGCTGATAATGAATCAATACGATAGAAAACAATGCTAAGCAAATCCCAATGTATTGCCGAAAATCTATGGGAATTTTGAAATAAATCGCACTAAACAATATGGGAATAACCAGCGAAATTTTACCCATTAAACCGGTATATCCAATTCCAATCTGTGCTGATAAATAGCCGGTTATGTAAAAAATCCCGATGAATAAACTGCCTTGAAATAGCCCAAAAGTGAGCCAATTTTGCGGTTTGGTGGTCATTTCTTGCCAAAAATCCGGCGCAGCCCAAATACCACACAAAACACAAACCCAATAATTGGTAGCAATTACCTGCAGTAAATCCAACTTAAATTGAGCGGCTAACCGAAAGGTAATGTAAAAACTCAGCAGCAGTAAAATACAAATAGCTACATAACCCATTGTTTATCAAAAACTTATTTTGTTATGAATAAATTTAGGCCATATTCTTGGGGAATACGGCCTAATAATTTCAGATGAATTGATAAATATCATCTGACAAGTTCCATTTCCTGCACTAAGTGGCCGGCATCTGCAAATTTATCTATGATAAATAACACATAGCGAATATCAACACTGATTGTTCTTTTATACTGGGGGTCAAAGACTAAATCTCCTGTCATAGCTTCCCAATTGCCGTCAAAAGCGATTCCGATTAAGTGTCCGTCTCCATTAATAACCGGACTACCAGAATTACCGCCAGTTATGTCGTTATCGGATAAAAATGCTACCGGCATCTCTCCGTTTGAACCATAAATTCCATAATCTTTTCTTTGGTACAAATCTTTTAGCTTAGCTGGCACATCAAATTCAGGGTCTTTGGGGATTTCTTTTTCCATAACTCCTTTTAATGTTGTGGAATAGCTGAAATGAACGCCGTCTTTTGGATAATAATCGGCAATTTTTCCGTATGTTAGGCGTAAGGTTGAGTTTGCATTTGGGTAAAAATGCTGGTCGGGGTTCATTTCGCGTAAACCGGCAATAAATTTTTTCTCAATTTCACTTTCTTTGGCTGAATAAGCTGCATAAGCAGGGCGTAGTTTTTCAGTGGTGTAGGTAAGCAACTTTTCTAATAAAATAACAACCGGTTCTTTTTTAAGTGCTTCTAAGTTGATTTTATCTAAAAAAGCGGCTGTTTTTTCCGGAGAAGTGAGTTGAGAATGCTTAAAGAAGTCGGCAGCAAATTTTTCATAAGACTGCTCTATTGTCTTGGCTTTGAATTTTTTACGGATTTCAAGTAATATCGGCGGTTGCTGGCTTTCTGGAATATCGGTTGCGTATAATGCAAACATTTGTGCAAGCATTTTTTGGTCGGTAGAGGCAGAATAATCCTTAAAGAAAGTTTCGATACCGCTTTTTATTTCTTCAACCATTGGCTGCCAGAGTTCTTTTTTGTCTCCTGTTGCTTCCATTGTTTTTTTGAGGCGATAATAGGCGATGCCGTTTTGCAGGATGTTGGGAGCTAAACCGGCAACATTTAGATAATAAAATGGTTTAGCGAATGGGCGAAATTCTTTAACGGCGATTTCCATATCAGCAACTACGTTTCCATATTTTGCATTCCGGGTTGCATCAGCCTTAGCCCATTGAAGAAACTTTACTTCTTGTTCTTTTTTGAAATCAACAAGATTCAGGTGTTTAAGTCCCTCATTTTGGCCAACAAAATATTTGTAGGAGTTGCTTAGGCTGGCGTAGTCGTCAGCTAAGTGAATGCGGATGTTATTATCAGCATCCATATCTTTTTTCATAATTTCTAATCTTTTGGCAAACAGTTTGATTAGCATTGGGTTAAATTCGTCTATGGCGAATTGGGTTTGGGCAGCCAATTGGTAGCGGTCAGTGCTGCCGGGGTAGCCATAAATCATAGAAAAATCATTTGCTTTAATTCCTTTTAGGGAAATTGGTAAAAAATATTTGGGTTTGTAGGGGATGTTTTGGTCTGAAAAGGAGGCCGGTTTTCCGTCTGGGCCGGAATATATCCTAAAAAGTGAAAAGTCTCCGGTGTGTCTGGGCCACATCCAGTTGTCTGTATCTCCACCAAACTTTCCAATGGATGAAGGAGGTGCACCTACTAAGCGGACGTCTGTAAATTTCTCATACACAAAGAGATAATATTCGCTTCCGCCAAACATTGGTTTTACGGTTGCTTCGTAATGAGTGCCTTCTATAGCTTTTTTTTCAATTTCAGCGATATTTTTTTTCTCGGATCCTTGCCCAGAAAGTCCTCCACCTCCTTTTAGTACTTGGTCGGTTACGTCTTCCATACGGACCAAAATAGAGGCATATATTTCCGGACAAGGAAGTTCATCTTTCAGTGTTTTTGCCCAAAATCCATTGGTTAAGTAATCATTTTTTACACTTGAATGAAACTGAATGCTACTAAAAGCACAATGGTGGTTTGTAAGCATCAGCCCTTTATCGGAGACAATCTCACCGGTACAAAATCCTGATAGAGAGACTATTGCATCTTTCATGCTATTACGATTGACGTTGTAAATTTCTTCTGGAGAGAGTTTACAGCCCAATTCTTGCATTTTAGCATAGTTTAAACGTGAAATAAGCATAGGTAGCCACATACCCTCATCCGGAGGTGGATTCGGAGCGGCTATTCCGGTGTTAAAAACACTGACGGAGGCTAATAAACCCAACAGTAGGGTATTCCAAATTTTTCGTATTTGCATGGGCAAAGGTAAAACTTCTTATCATAAGTATAACTATTTTTCAGCTATCGAAATAGTTAATTGGTCGAGAAATAACCGATACTCGGGTAAAGTGCCCAGTTGTGGTTTAGAAAACATGAAAACTACTATTCCGATGATGAAAAATTATTATAATCAAGGGTATTATTTTTCCTACAATACTGTCCTAAACATTTTTTATCATATTTTTCTGAACCAAAACTAAAATATGGTTTTTATTGTTCCCGTAATATAGTCTCTTGTATTTGGGACAAATAAAAAAAAGCAGTAGTTTTGAAACGTTTCTATGAAGTTTTATTGGATTCTTGCGGTAGCAATAAGTTTTATATGGGTTACACAAGCGCAACCCAATTTTCAACAAGTTGTAAAATGGAAAAATTACCCGGAAAATACAAATCAATATGTTGTTGGTGAGGTAGTTACGCTTGTTTTTGAGGCTAAAATAAATAAGGGATACCATATTTACTCTGCTATTCCACCGGAAAAAGATGCAAATATGCCCACTGAATTTGGGTTAGATAAAGGTACGCACGGCGTTGTGAAGGTAGGAGACCTCACCGAGAGCGGCAAAAAACATACTGAATATGATTCCGTTTTTGAGGCTAATGTCAGCTACTATGGAGATTTTGTCATATTCAAGCAAAAATTAAAAATAACAGACCCCAAAATCGTTATTAAGGGATATATCCATTACCAAGTATGTGATTCACAGACCTGTGTTCCGGCTTATAATGACTTTTCTTTTACTTTTACGGCAAAGCCGGCAAATAATAAATCTGCTAATGAACCCCAGAAAGATACTGCTGATTCTTCTATCAACGTAAATCCTACCAATACAGCTTCCCAAAATGGCTCTTCCGATAATTCTCAGCAAGTTAAATCTCTTCCCTTAAAAGAAGCTCCTGCTGCTGAAAAGTCGTTATTTTCTTTGTTTTGGGCTGCTTTTGCATTTGGATTGGTTTCATTGTTAACGCCTTGCGTTTTTCCGATGATACCTATGACGGTCAGTTATTTCACCAAGAAGCAAACTGATAAAGCTACAAATATCCGGAATGCTTTATTTTATTCCATATCCATCATTTTTATTTATGTGGGGTTAGGTCTGCTTATTACGCTGTTATTTGGTTCTTCTGCGATATATCAAATGGCTTCAAATCCTTGGGTAAACTTGCTTTTTTTTGTCATTGTATTTGCCTTTGGATTGTCATTTTTAGGGTGGTTCGAGTTAGCGTTACCATCAAGTTGGCTCACTAAATTAGATTCTAAGAGTAGCACAGGAAGTTATTCTGGTATTTTTTTTATGGCATTGACTTTGGCGTTAGTGTCTTTTTCTTGCACCGGTCCGA
Protein-coding regions in this window:
- a CDS encoding WG repeat-containing protein; protein product: MPYFQDGYWGYVNANLKWIIQPQFLVAYPFNEGIAQVKLDTNRYNLSGWQLLAPNGTFLLSQPADNIQFLGNKLFAVWQNAKMGVYNAAKTWVLQPEFINTTEEGTQLKDGLLCVRTLSGYGIISLSGEWILSPKYQSIVIHTGQIAELIDNKSSCLYHLSRKEVIVDSVEAVGEFAFNRLPVRKGKLWGFLDTAGNWVQKPMYAHFFSFSESLAAVLYQGSWGFLDTAGNWAIAPKYQLVRSFSEGKAAVKSSEKWGFINNLNEWIIEPTYAEAFSFREKLALVKFQQKWYFLNPNGFTPIQLNLSINASVFTPSSGFKENCFLFQNENGKYQFLAKNGLLLTTYEFDYAEPFYNGLALIRIDNQNLYLTNKGTILR
- a CDS encoding S46 family peptidase, which gives rise to MQIRKIWNTLLLGLLASVSVFNTGIAAPNPPPDEGMWLPMLISRLNYAKMQELGCKLSPEEIYNVNRNSMKDAIVSLSGFCTGEIVSDKGLMLTNHHCAFSSIQFHSSVKNDYLTNGFWAKTLKDELPCPEIYASILVRMEDVTDQVLKGGGGLSGQGSEKKNIAEIEKKAIEGTHYEATVKPMFGGSEYYLFVYEKFTDVRLVGAPPSSIGKFGGDTDNWMWPRHTGDFSLFRIYSGPDGKPASFSDQNIPYKPKYFLPISLKGIKANDFSMIYGYPGSTDRYQLAAQTQFAIDEFNPMLIKLFAKRLEIMKKDMDADNNIRIHLADDYASLSNSYKYFVGQNEGLKHLNLVDFKKEQEVKFLQWAKADATRNAKYGNVVADMEIAVKEFRPFAKPFYYLNVAGLAPNILQNGIAYYRLKKTMEATGDKKELWQPMVEEIKSGIETFFKDYSASTDQKMLAQMFALYATDIPESQQPPILLEIRKKFKAKTIEQSYEKFAADFFKHSQLTSPEKTAAFLDKINLEALKKEPVVILLEKLLTYTTEKLRPAYAAYSAKESEIEKKFIAGLREMNPDQHFYPNANSTLRLTYGKIADYYPKDGVHFSYSTTLKGVMEKEIPKDPEFDVPAKLKDLYQRKDYGIYGSNGEMPVAFLSDNDITGGNSGSPVINGDGHLIGIAFDGNWEAMTGDLVFDPQYKRTISVDIRYVLFIIDKFADAGHLVQEMELVR
- a CDS encoding thioredoxin family protein, with amino-acid sequence MKFYWILAVAISFIWVTQAQPNFQQVVKWKNYPENTNQYVVGEVVTLVFEAKINKGYHIYSAIPPEKDANMPTEFGLDKGTHGVVKVGDLTESGKKHTEYDSVFEANVSYYGDFVIFKQKLKITDPKIVIKGYIHYQVCDSQTCVPAYNDFSFTFTAKPANNKSANEPQKDTADSSINVNPTNTASQNGSSDNSQQVKSLPLKEAPAAEKSLFSLFWAAFAFGLVSLLTPCVFPMIPMTVSYFTKKQTDKATNIRNALFYSISIIFIYVGLGLLITLLFGSSAIYQMASNPWVNLLFFVIVFAFGLSFLGWFELALPSSWLTKLDSKSSTGSYSGIFFMALTLALVSFSCTGPIIGTLLVEASQGSYLGPTVGMFGFSLAFAFPFGLFSLFPHLINSLPSSGGWLNSVKVVLGFLEIALALKFLSNVDLVWHLGILDREVYLGAWIAIFLLLGTYLMGWYKLPHDSPIAHISIPRLLLAIVSFWFVFYMVPGLWGAPLKLLSGFLPPHNPDIGVVVWGKEAMASVTEKSESQLVCSQNRKYSEKLSKDTPLGFCAFYDLDEALAYAKKIDKPVFVDFTGHTCVNCRWMESNVWPDPAIKKSLNTDFILVSLFVDDAEPLPENITAADGTILRTVGDKWLQLQKERFQTNAQPYYVILDGSGNQLIPYGLGKTDIPTLQKMLQEAKGRYTKS